Proteins from one Ahaetulla prasina isolate Xishuangbanna chromosome 2, ASM2864084v1, whole genome shotgun sequence genomic window:
- the TXNDC15 gene encoding thioredoxin domain-containing protein 15 isoform X2, with amino-acid sequence MLLASRGWGRHLGVVWLLAFLAAEIEETSDLLSEELSETTLPLNSESTSVHSSSDGHRESVQYRTAEIADAMMSGSLLADHHVVLSVIPSDTKETHLSEADTGTCDASSDGECRTNNIASVSQQVSHSQEPIVHPAVVLEAVHPSSAEDSNNTDGMKTPKVNCEERNITGMTNFTLQILNISQDLMEFLNPNGSDCTLVLFYTPWCRFSANLAPHFNCLPRVFPTLHFLALDASQHSSLSTRFGTVAVPNILLFQGAKPMARFNHTDRTLETLKAFIFNQTGIQPKSDVMVSMEDHVGPLPSTQSKGIDWLLLFSLLFLISFIMYATIRTESIRWLIPGHDQEHQE; translated from the exons ATGCTCTTGGCCTCGCGCGGGTGGGGGCGGCACCTCGGGGTGGTCTGGCTACTCGCCTTCCTTGCGGCAG AAATAGAAGAAACTTCTGACCTGCTATCAGAAGAACTAAGTGAAACTACCCTACCATTAAATTCGGAAAGCACTTCTGTCCATTCAAGCAGCGATGGACACAGAGAATCGGTACAGTATAGGACTGCAGAAATTGCTGATGCTATGATGAGTGGTAGCCTTCTTGCAGACCATCATGTTGTATTGTCTGTTATTCCAAGCGACACAAAGGAGACACATCTCTCTGAAGCAGACACGGGTACTTGTGATGCATCATCAGATGGTGAATGCCGTACGAATAACATAGCATCTGTATCTCAGCAAGTGTCTCATTCACAAGAGCCAATAGTACATCCAGCAGTAGTGCTGGAAGCAGTGCATCCTTCATCAGCAGAGGACTCAAATAACACAGATGGTATGAAAACCCCAAAAGTGAACTGTGAGGAAAGAAACATTACAGGAATGACAAATTTCACATTACAGATTTTGAATATTTCCCAA GATTTAATGGAATTTTTAAATCCAAATGGCAGTGACTGCACGTTGGTCTTATTTTATACCCCTTGGTGTCGTTTTTCTgccaatttggctcctcattttaattGTCTGCCACGAGTGTTCCCAACACTTCATTTCTTAGCCTTGGATGCCTCCCAACATAGCAG TTTATCAACTCGGTTTGGAACTGTGGCTGTTCCTAACATCCTCCTTTTTCAAGGTGCTAAGCCAATGGCGAGATTTAATCATACAGATAGAACTCTGGAAACATtgaaagcatttatttttaatcagaCCG GTATACAACCTAAATCTGATGTGATGGTGAGCATGGAAGATCATGTTGGTCCCCTGCCTAGCACACAGAGTAAAGGAATAGATTGGCtcctcttgttttctttattgtttcttatCAGTTTTATCATGTATGCTACTATTCGGACAGAAAGCATCCGTTGGTTAATACCTGGACACGATCAGGAGCATCAGGAGTGA
- the C2H5orf24 gene encoding UPF0461 protein C5orf24 homolog: MMHPVASSNSPFCGTGKTSCLNDDNGTPTDQFDLYSAQQTKYSHTVGHKPIPCQRQDALNEPHLQTTSSRNLEAKDELKKKKNLNRSGKRGRPSGTTKSAGYRTSTGRPLGTTKAAGFKTSPGRPLGTTKAAGYKVSPGRPPGSIKALSRLPNLSYTCSTAAFPYSVVHNRGVHATGETSSKIKQPTE; the protein is encoded by the coding sequence ATGATGCATCCTGTTGCCAGTAGCAACTCCCCTTTCTGCGGGACTGGAAAAACATCTTGCCTTAATGATGACAATGGGACACCCACCGATCAGTTTGATTTATATTCCGCACAGCAAACCAAGTATAGCCACACAGTCGGGCACAAGCCAATACCATGCCAGAGACAAGATGCATTAAATGAACCACATTTGCAGACCACAAGTAGCAGAAATTTAGAGGCGAAAgatgaactaaaaaaaaagaaaaatctcaacAGATCTGGAAAACGTGGAAGGCCTTCGGGGACAACAAAATCAGCGGGGTACAGAACGAGCACAGGTAGACCACTCGGGACCACCAAAGCAGCTGGATTTAAGACAAGTCCAGGTAGACCCTTGGGCACAACTAAAGCTGCAGGTTACAAAGTCAGCCCAGGGAGACCTCCTGGCAGCATTAAAGCTCTATCACGGCTTCCAAATCTAAGTTATACTTGTAGCACTGCAGCTTTTCCTTACTCTGTGGTGCATAACAGAGGAGTACATGCTACTGGTGAAACAAGTAGCAAAATCAAACAACCCACTGAATAA
- the TXNDC15 gene encoding thioredoxin domain-containing protein 15 isoform X1, whose product MLLASRGWGRHLGVVWLLAFLAAAEIEETSDLLSEELSETTLPLNSESTSVHSSSDGHRESVQYRTAEIADAMMSGSLLADHHVVLSVIPSDTKETHLSEADTGTCDASSDGECRTNNIASVSQQVSHSQEPIVHPAVVLEAVHPSSAEDSNNTDGMKTPKVNCEERNITGMTNFTLQILNISQDLMEFLNPNGSDCTLVLFYTPWCRFSANLAPHFNCLPRVFPTLHFLALDASQHSSLSTRFGTVAVPNILLFQGAKPMARFNHTDRTLETLKAFIFNQTGIQPKSDVMVSMEDHVGPLPSTQSKGIDWLLLFSLLFLISFIMYATIRTESIRWLIPGHDQEHQE is encoded by the exons ATGCTCTTGGCCTCGCGCGGGTGGGGGCGGCACCTCGGGGTGGTCTGGCTACTCGCCTTCCTTGCGGCAG CAGAAATAGAAGAAACTTCTGACCTGCTATCAGAAGAACTAAGTGAAACTACCCTACCATTAAATTCGGAAAGCACTTCTGTCCATTCAAGCAGCGATGGACACAGAGAATCGGTACAGTATAGGACTGCAGAAATTGCTGATGCTATGATGAGTGGTAGCCTTCTTGCAGACCATCATGTTGTATTGTCTGTTATTCCAAGCGACACAAAGGAGACACATCTCTCTGAAGCAGACACGGGTACTTGTGATGCATCATCAGATGGTGAATGCCGTACGAATAACATAGCATCTGTATCTCAGCAAGTGTCTCATTCACAAGAGCCAATAGTACATCCAGCAGTAGTGCTGGAAGCAGTGCATCCTTCATCAGCAGAGGACTCAAATAACACAGATGGTATGAAAACCCCAAAAGTGAACTGTGAGGAAAGAAACATTACAGGAATGACAAATTTCACATTACAGATTTTGAATATTTCCCAA GATTTAATGGAATTTTTAAATCCAAATGGCAGTGACTGCACGTTGGTCTTATTTTATACCCCTTGGTGTCGTTTTTCTgccaatttggctcctcattttaattGTCTGCCACGAGTGTTCCCAACACTTCATTTCTTAGCCTTGGATGCCTCCCAACATAGCAG TTTATCAACTCGGTTTGGAACTGTGGCTGTTCCTAACATCCTCCTTTTTCAAGGTGCTAAGCCAATGGCGAGATTTAATCATACAGATAGAACTCTGGAAACATtgaaagcatttatttttaatcagaCCG GTATACAACCTAAATCTGATGTGATGGTGAGCATGGAAGATCATGTTGGTCCCCTGCCTAGCACACAGAGTAAAGGAATAGATTGGCtcctcttgttttctttattgtttcttatCAGTTTTATCATGTATGCTACTATTCGGACAGAAAGCATCCGTTGGTTAATACCTGGACACGATCAGGAGCATCAGGAGTGA